A stretch of the Takifugu flavidus isolate HTHZ2018 chromosome 1, ASM371156v2, whole genome shotgun sequence genome encodes the following:
- the LOC130531624 gene encoding transcription factor Sox-9-A-like isoform X2: MNLLDPYLKMTEEQDKGLSDAPSPSMSDDSAGSPCPSGSGSDTENTRPSENGLMRADGDLKKDEEDKFPACIRDAVSQVLKGYDWTLVPMPVRVNGSSKNKPHVKRPMNAFMVWAQAARRKLADQYPHLHNAELSKTLGKLWRLLNEVEKRPFVEEAERLRVQHKKDHPDYKYQPRRRKSVKNGQNESDDGSEQTHISPNAIFKALQQADSPASSMGEVHSPGSQGPPTPPTTPKTDVTSVKMDLKREGGLRSLNDGPGGRQLNIDFRDVDIGELSSDVISHIETFDVNEFDQYLPPNGHPGSANATPVAYSGTYSISSSGPVSPQTGGVAAWLTKPNQNQQGQHTLTTLVGSSTEAQHRTQIKTEQLSPSHYNDQQSSPQHVTYSPFNLQHYSPPSPYPAISRAQQYDFSEHQAANNSGTNASYYSHAGAGQGSGLYSTFSYVSSPSQRPMYTPIADNTGVPTIPQSSPQHWEQAPVYTQLTRP; this comes from the exons ATGAATCTCCTCGATCCTTACCTGAAGATGACGGAGGAACAAGATAAGGGTCTCTCTGACGCCCCGAGCCCGAGCATGTCTGATGACTCCGCGGGCTCTCCGTGCCCGTCCGGTTCGGGGTCAGACACGGAGAACACCCGGCCGTCGGAGAACGGGCTGATGCGGGCGGACGGAGACCTAAAGAAGGATGAGGAAGACAAGTTTCCAGCGTGCATTCGCGATGCCGTGTCCCAGGTCCTCAAAGGCTACGACTGGACCCTCGTCCCTATGCCAGTGCGCGTAAATGGATCTTCCAAAAACAAACCTCACGTCAAGAGACCGATGAACGCTTTCATGGTGTGGGCCCAGGCTGCGCGGAGGAAGCTGGCGGATCAATACCCCCACTTGCATAACGCAGAGCTCAGCAAGACACTGGGGAAACTCTGGAG ACTTTTGAATGAAGTCGAGAAGCGGCCGTTTGTGGAAGAGGCTGAGCGGCTTCGGGTGCAGCACAAGAAGGATCACCCGGACTACAAGTACCAGCCGAGGCGGAGGAAGTCTGTGAAGAACGGCCAGAACGAGTCGGACGACGGCAGCGAGCAGACGCACATTTCCCCCAACGCCATTTTCAAAGCTCTCCAACAGGCGGACTCCCCAGCCTCCAGCATGGGAGAGGTACACTCTCCAG GCTCTCAGGGCCCTCCTACCCCTCCCACTACCCCAAAGACTGATGTCACCTCAGTCAAGATGGATCTAAAGCGTGAAGGCGGCCTCCGCTCTCTGAACGATGGCCCCGGAGGACGTCAGCTCAACATCGACTTCCGTGACGTGGATATTGGCGAGCTGAGCAGTGACGTCATCTCCCACATCGAGACCTTCGATGTCAACGAGTTTGACCAGTACCTCCCGCCTAACGGGCATCCCGGCTCTGCTAACGCCACCCCGGTCGCGTACAGTGGCACTtacagcatcagtagcagcggCCCTGTCAGCCCACAGACGGGAGGCGTGGCAGCCTGGCTGACTAAACccaaccagaaccagcagggaCAGCACACCCTGACCACTCTGGTgggcagcagcacagaagcCCAGCACAGGACCCAGATCAAGACAGAACAGCTGAGCCCGAGCCATTACAACGACCAGCAGAGCTCGCCGCAGCACGTCACCTACAGCCCCTTCAATCTGCAGCACTACAGCCCACCTTCCCCTTACCCGGCCATCTCCAGAGCCCAACAGTACGACTTCTCTGAGCACCAGGCAGCGAACAACAGCGGTACGAATGCCTCCTACTACAGCCACGCAGGGGCGGGGCAGGGGTCGGGGCTGTACTCAACTTTCAGCTACGTGAGCAGCCCCAGCCAGAGGCCCATGTACACACCCATCGCCGACAACACGGGTGTGCCCACCATCCCGCAGAGCAGCCCGCAGCACTGGGAGCAGGCGCCAGTTTACACCCAGCTCACCAGACCCTGA
- the LOC130531624 gene encoding transcription factor Sox-9-A-like isoform X1 — MNLLDPYLKMTEEQDKGLSDAPSPSMSDDSAGSPCPSGSGSDTENTRPSENGLMRADGDLKKDEEDKFPACIRDAVSQVLKGYDWTLVPMPVRVNGSSKNKPHVKRPMNAFMVWAQAARRKLADQYPHLHNAELSKTLGKLWRLLNEVEKRPFVEEAERLRVQHKKDHPDYKYQPRRRKSVKNGQNESDDGSEQTHISPNAIFKALQQADSPASSMGEVHSPGEHSGSQGPPTPPTTPKTDVTSVKMDLKREGGLRSLNDGPGGRQLNIDFRDVDIGELSSDVISHIETFDVNEFDQYLPPNGHPGSANATPVAYSGTYSISSSGPVSPQTGGVAAWLTKPNQNQQGQHTLTTLVGSSTEAQHRTQIKTEQLSPSHYNDQQSSPQHVTYSPFNLQHYSPPSPYPAISRAQQYDFSEHQAANNSGTNASYYSHAGAGQGSGLYSTFSYVSSPSQRPMYTPIADNTGVPTIPQSSPQHWEQAPVYTQLTRP; from the exons ATGAATCTCCTCGATCCTTACCTGAAGATGACGGAGGAACAAGATAAGGGTCTCTCTGACGCCCCGAGCCCGAGCATGTCTGATGACTCCGCGGGCTCTCCGTGCCCGTCCGGTTCGGGGTCAGACACGGAGAACACCCGGCCGTCGGAGAACGGGCTGATGCGGGCGGACGGAGACCTAAAGAAGGATGAGGAAGACAAGTTTCCAGCGTGCATTCGCGATGCCGTGTCCCAGGTCCTCAAAGGCTACGACTGGACCCTCGTCCCTATGCCAGTGCGCGTAAATGGATCTTCCAAAAACAAACCTCACGTCAAGAGACCGATGAACGCTTTCATGGTGTGGGCCCAGGCTGCGCGGAGGAAGCTGGCGGATCAATACCCCCACTTGCATAACGCAGAGCTCAGCAAGACACTGGGGAAACTCTGGAG ACTTTTGAATGAAGTCGAGAAGCGGCCGTTTGTGGAAGAGGCTGAGCGGCTTCGGGTGCAGCACAAGAAGGATCACCCGGACTACAAGTACCAGCCGAGGCGGAGGAAGTCTGTGAAGAACGGCCAGAACGAGTCGGACGACGGCAGCGAGCAGACGCACATTTCCCCCAACGCCATTTTCAAAGCTCTCCAACAGGCGGACTCCCCAGCCTCCAGCATGGGAGAGGTACACTCTCCAGGTGAGCACTCAG GCTCTCAGGGCCCTCCTACCCCTCCCACTACCCCAAAGACTGATGTCACCTCAGTCAAGATGGATCTAAAGCGTGAAGGCGGCCTCCGCTCTCTGAACGATGGCCCCGGAGGACGTCAGCTCAACATCGACTTCCGTGACGTGGATATTGGCGAGCTGAGCAGTGACGTCATCTCCCACATCGAGACCTTCGATGTCAACGAGTTTGACCAGTACCTCCCGCCTAACGGGCATCCCGGCTCTGCTAACGCCACCCCGGTCGCGTACAGTGGCACTtacagcatcagtagcagcggCCCTGTCAGCCCACAGACGGGAGGCGTGGCAGCCTGGCTGACTAAACccaaccagaaccagcagggaCAGCACACCCTGACCACTCTGGTgggcagcagcacagaagcCCAGCACAGGACCCAGATCAAGACAGAACAGCTGAGCCCGAGCCATTACAACGACCAGCAGAGCTCGCCGCAGCACGTCACCTACAGCCCCTTCAATCTGCAGCACTACAGCCCACCTTCCCCTTACCCGGCCATCTCCAGAGCCCAACAGTACGACTTCTCTGAGCACCAGGCAGCGAACAACAGCGGTACGAATGCCTCCTACTACAGCCACGCAGGGGCGGGGCAGGGGTCGGGGCTGTACTCAACTTTCAGCTACGTGAGCAGCCCCAGCCAGAGGCCCATGTACACACCCATCGCCGACAACACGGGTGTGCCCACCATCCCGCAGAGCAGCCCGCAGCACTGGGAGCAGGCGCCAGTTTACACCCAGCTCACCAGACCCTGA